Proteins from a single region of Flavobacterium sp. K5-23:
- a CDS encoding glycosyltransferase family A protein, with the protein MQQPLVSVIITTYNRDKYLEEAICSVVNQTYSNIEVLVIDDGSVKNYAEQICAKYSNCTYHYKINGGLSSARNCGIEKTNGEFIAFLDDDDFWHPTKIVKQVLVLLENPNIDCVHSSAAVVDEKSNPTGIYIGAAQNKVHKRSGYVFWNALGCWVVKSPTPLIRKKVFKFDMMFDENIMVGEDIDFYQRIFYRHKVHYVNEPLAFYREYDDARRLSLQREKFVGIEKKMFLNFKKMGIKNPFTLHLIAVKLLKKAIKENNSLYFEAKKTISSINIYFRPRYFLNRYF; encoded by the coding sequence ATGCAACAACCATTAGTCAGTGTAATTATTACTACCTATAATCGAGATAAATATCTCGAGGAGGCAATCTGTAGTGTCGTTAATCAAACATATTCCAATATTGAGGTTTTAGTAATTGACGATGGTTCAGTCAAAAACTATGCAGAGCAAATTTGCGCTAAATATTCAAATTGTACTTACCATTATAAAATAAACGGAGGTTTGTCTTCAGCTCGTAATTGCGGAATTGAAAAAACCAATGGGGAATTTATTGCTTTTTTGGACGACGATGATTTTTGGCATCCTACAAAAATTGTAAAACAGGTTCTAGTTTTACTTGAAAACCCCAATATTGATTGTGTTCACTCTTCTGCGGCTGTGGTTGACGAAAAGTCAAACCCTACAGGAATTTATATTGGAGCAGCACAAAACAAAGTTCATAAACGTTCAGGATATGTTTTTTGGAATGCCTTGGGTTGTTGGGTAGTGAAATCCCCAACTCCCTTAATCCGAAAAAAAGTATTCAAATTCGACATGATGTTTGATGAAAACATTATGGTAGGTGAAGATATTGATTTTTACCAGCGCATATTCTATCGTCATAAAGTGCATTATGTCAATGAACCACTTGCTTTTTATAGGGAGTATGATGACGCAAGACGACTTTCTTTACAGAGAGAAAAGTTCGTTGGAATAGAAAAGAAAATGTTTTTAAATTTTAAAAAGATGGGAATTAAAAATCCATTTACTTTACACTTAATCGCAGTTAAACTTTTGAAAAAAGCAATCAAAGAGAATAATTCTTTATATTTTGAGGCAAAAAAAACAATCTCAAGTATAAATATTTATTTTCGACCTCGTTATTTTTTGAATCGCTATTTTTGA
- a CDS encoding FkbM family methyltransferase yields the protein MIFFKNVCVFILLNVMRKLGRGKYLTSKVFSSKRILERNFPKSTNFNFVQVGANDGVSFDSLYEIVVNRKSSGLVIEPIKEYFDVLVLNYIEFENIVKENKAVHPTEKEFPIYKVKKEAYDKYPDWAKGIASFNPSHHEALNIETSDIFEVLVVCDHLMNIINQNVENKEIDYFQVDTEGFDYEVIKMINFKLIKPKILKFESVSLSVEDINSVNNLLKMQDYYIFKEGNDVVAVDLKKVRLL from the coding sequence ATGATTTTTTTTAAAAATGTTTGCGTTTTCATTCTGTTGAATGTTATGCGCAAATTAGGCAGAGGAAAGTATCTCACAAGTAAGGTATTTTCAAGTAAGAGAATATTAGAAAGAAATTTTCCGAAATCTACAAATTTTAATTTTGTTCAAGTTGGAGCTAATGACGGGGTCAGTTTTGATAGTTTATATGAAATAGTTGTTAATAGAAAATCGAGTGGTCTAGTGATTGAGCCTATAAAAGAATATTTCGACGTATTAGTTCTTAATTATATAGAATTTGAAAATATTGTTAAAGAAAATAAGGCTGTTCATCCAACAGAAAAGGAGTTTCCCATCTATAAGGTTAAAAAGGAAGCATATGATAAATATCCTGATTGGGCAAAAGGGATAGCCTCTTTTAATCCGAGCCATCATGAAGCATTGAATATTGAAACTTCTGATATATTTGAAGTCTTAGTGGTGTGTGATCACTTAATGAATATAATTAATCAAAATGTTGAAAATAAAGAAATAGATTATTTTCAAGTGGATACTGAAGGGTTTGATTATGAAGTTATAAAAATGATTAACTTTAAATTAATCAAGCCTAAAATTTTAAAATTTGAAAGTGTTAGTTTATCTGTAGAGGATATTAATTCGGTAAATAATCTGTTAAAAATGCAAGATTATTATATTTTTAAAGAAGGTAATGACGTTGTTGCAGTCGATTTGAAGAAAGTTAGATTACTATGA